The sequence CGATTCTCTGTTAAAGTCTTAATCGCGTAAGTCAATGCTTTATCTCTGGCAGTTTTCTTTTCTATTTCTTGATATTCCTTGTTCATATGATTCGGTTAGTTAGCATTACCGCCAACGTATCTATAACAAATCATTTATGCACATTATATTTTTAATATGTGTGACAAAATGTGTCGTTTCTAATAAAATATGCTTGTAAATGATACTTTTCATATGTTGTTTATTATCTCATCAATTGGATTTACAACCTTTGTTAACTCTAAATTCGATACATGGGTGTATATTTCGGTGGTTTGAATGCTCTCATGCCCCAGCAAGTTTTGAATAACCCTCAGGTTAGTACCCTGTTCCAACAAGTGAGTTGCAAACGAGTGACGGAGCATGTGCAGATGAACCCTTTTTTTTATTCCGGCTTTTTCTGCCGATCTCTTTAAAACCCGTGTAATACTCGTACTTGAATACTGGCTTCCGTTCAGGCCTTCAAACAACCAATATTTTGGTTTATACGCTATAAAATACTGCTTCAAATGGTTTAATACACTTTTTGATAAGAGCGAACATCTGTCCTTGCGACCTTTGCCTCCACATATCTTAACCAACATTCTTGCCGAGTCAATGTCCTTTAACTTCATATGCAAGATCTCGTTTCTGCGTAATCCTGCTGAGTAAATCAACTCAAGCATACATTTGTGTTTTATATTCGATGTATTATCCAATATTAACCGAATTTCGTTTTTACTCAGCGTGTCGGGCAGTGCCTTTTCTTTGCGTGGGCGTTCAATATTTATCAATTGTTTATCTCTTCCCAGAACCTTTTCATAATAAAATTTAATCGAATTAATACGCTGATTCTGTTCGCTTCCTGAAATATTTGCTGACTGAATTAAAGCCAGGATATAATTATTTATATCCTGTAATTCAATCTGAGATAAATTCCTGCTTTCAAAATAGTGTATGTAATCCTTAAAATAGGAGGAGTAAGTCTTTATGGTATTTTCGCTGTAACGCTTTTGTTTAAGTAATTCCAGGTACCCTTTCGGGAGCTCGATGTTTTTACGGTAAGCGTAATCTCGTTTTAACGGGGCGGTGTAAACAGCTTGGGTGTTCAATTTTAACGAAGAATCGTCTATATCAGCTAAATCTTTAAATTCCTGAATAAACCGATCGTGATCGAAATCCTTTTTCAATACATACCAGCTTCGCAGTTGCTTGCTCCATAACACCGGTAGTGTTTGCTTTAATTTTTCCTTTAAAGAAAAGTTAAAAGGAAACCGGATCAGGAGAACGTCCTGTTGGACGTGTTTCGCATATTCAAGCTTTATTTGCGGGCGCGTATTCAATGGTTTTTGATTTTTACTGCCTTAAATATAAACATAATATCGGGACCTGGTATTATTACTGCCTTTTTTATTTTTTGCTATATGATTTTGTAACTTACTGTAGAGCTGTTTCTTGCATTAGGGGGTCGGGCGCCATGACCTAATTTTAACAGGGAATTTTACGCCGGGATTTACCCTTTTATCTGTCAACATTCCGGCCAGAAACAGGGGGCATGCAGCATGGCTATATTATTAGCATTGTCCTTTTGGATGATGATTTAGTTTTGGATATCGAACCAGGATTTTAATTGCTTGGTTTTCGGTAAAAATCGGCAAGCGAGTGGGTGTAAATGCAGTAGTTAATCTTTGATGAGCGTTGAAACGTAGTCGGGTTTTCTGCGCTTGCCGGAACCAGCATAAGTTTGGTTTTTCCTTCAAAAGTTTGAAGCTTCTTTTCCTCTCCAACCCGCTGGTCGAAAGTTATATCGAAAAAGTACAGGTATTTCCCGATCCATTTCAGGTAGCTCTTGGCAACATCGTCGTCTACAAGGCCGTCGTTGTTTACCAGTGTCAGTGCTTCTTTGTTGTAAATGGCCTGTTGAAATTCGACAGCATTTAACGGAATACCATTTTTCAGGGGCATTACGTTAAACTGCGGATCGATAAAGATCCACTTGTTAAACGAAGCCGAATAAACTTCGGTAACCACATGCCCGGCACCAGAGCGAACTTTGGCCACATCGCGGGTTTTTATACTTAGCGGACACGCCGGAATAGCCACCGCATTAAGACTTGCTACTGCAAGAATTCCATATTCCACACACCTGAACTGGCTGCCGTTTTTGGCTTCTTCCAAAATGGTAAGTGCATCCGATTTCGATGGCGTATTGCTGCCGTTGTGTTCCCATTGTGCACTCGACCAGCCGAGGATGAGTTTTATGGTATCCAATTCGCTGGCTGCAGTTGCCACCAGTTTGTCCAGCGCATAATCCTGCCTCAGGGTGCGCAGGTAGGTGTTGTTCAATGTGTCAGAATAAAAAAATCGGTAGGCCGGGTTAGGGGCGTCATCCGAAAAGGCAATTTCATGCACTTTTGGCGACGGTCTGAAGTTGATGGCACTAAAAAAGTTGGTACAGCTGCTTAACAACAAGCTGCATACGAAAAGGGATAAACTTTTATGTTTCATAATTGATTTTTGCAGTTTATTAAATTGGTTACTTTGATTTAAGAGTACCAAATATAAACATAATAATCAGTTATGATATCATTTGAAAACAATGTTGGGGAAAGAGTAAAATAAAAAAGGAAGCAAACGCTAAAACGAGTGCTTCCTTCCTGACTTATAATATGTCGCGGTTAGGATTATTTATCTTGTGCCTTTTGCATAGGGTTCCGGCCACCTCCCGGGTAATTACCACTCCCGTATCTCGATTTGTACAGCTCGAAACGAGTAGGCTGTTTACGCGTTGGCCAGTAGTTATTGTCGAGGTCGGTGTCGGCAGTTTCGCGGTACGGATCAAGCGTAATTTGCTTCACCTCTTTTGTAAACATAAATACTTTCGAAACCTCTTCGTTGTTCCTTCTCCAAATTTCTGCCGGAATATACTGAACTTCATCAGTTCCGTCGGCAAACTCAAATTTTAAAATTACCGGCATTACCAGTCCGCCAACATTTTTAAAATCGATTTGGTAGAAGTTCAGATCAGCACCAAGCAATTCTTTTTCTTCATCGCTCAGGCTTCTCAAAAACTTGTCGTATTCCTCTTTGTCTTCCCTGGTTACCTTATACTGGTCGTAAGTAGTATAGAAATCTTCAGCTTCCGGATTTTGCGAGCGGTATGTTTCGTCAGCAAAAGCTTCGTTACGCACTTTGGTAATTGAAATAGCGGCTTCTTCATCAGCTTTTTTCTGCAATGGTTTTTCAACCTCAGGATCTTGTGTGTCGGGCTGATACCATTTTACGTTTTCCATCGAAATATCGCAATGGTCGGTGGTAAAAAACCAACCGCGCCAAAACCAGTCTAAGTCAACGCCCGATGCATCTTCCATAGTGCGGAAGAAATCGGCAGGGGTAGGGTGTTTAAACATCCAGCGTTGGGCATATTCTTTAAAAGCATAGTCGAACAATTCGCGGCCCATAACGGTTTCGCGCAAAATATTCAGTGCCGTACTTGGCTTGGCGTAGGCATTACTTCCAAGGCTCCAAACCGATTCAGAGTTCGTCATTACCGGCGAAATGAATTTTTTATCGCCACGCATGTAAGGCACAATATTACTCGGAAATGCCCGTGATGATGGGTAATTGGGTTCCCATTCCTGTTCGGTTAAAAACTGTACAAATGTATTTAGGCCTTCGTCCATCCAGGTCCACTGGCGTTCGTCGGAGTTAACAATCATCGGGAAGAAATTATGACCCACTTCGTGAATAATTACGCCAATCATACCATACTTGGTGCGTTTGCTGTATGTACCGTCGCTTTCGGGGCGTCCACCGTTAAAACAAATCATTGGGTACTCCATCCCAATACGGTCGGTATGTACCGAAATGGCTACCGGGTAAGGGTAATCGAATGTAAATTTCGAATAGGTTTTTACCGTATGTGCCACCACGCGGGTTGAGTATTGCTCCCATAACGGATTACCTTCTTTTGGGTAATACGACATGGCCATAACGGTGCGATCGCCAAATTTTACAGCCATTGCATCCCAGATAAATTTACGCGAGCTGGCAAATGCAAAGTCACGTACATTCTCGGCTTTAAATACCCATGTTTTTTCGTCTTTCGATTTTCCTTTCTCAGCTTGTTCAGCTTCTTCGGGCGAAACGATAAAAACAGGATCATTTTCGTCGTTCTTCGCTTTCTCGAAACGATCAATTTCTTCTTTCGTTAGTACCTCTTTTGTATTCTGGAGTACGCCGGTTGCGCCAACAACGTGGTCGGCAGGCACTGTCAGTTTTACTTCAAAATCGCCAAACGGGAGCGTAAATTCACCGGTTCCCAGAAATTGTTTATGCTGCCAGCCTTCCACTTCGTTATAAACGGCCATACGTGGGTAAAACTGGGCAATGGTATAAATGTAGTTGTCTTCGTCTTTAAAGTATTCGTAACCCGAACGTCCTCCATCGGTAAGGCGGTCGTTAATGTTATACCACCATTTTACCTTAAAAGTGAACGATTCTCCCGGCTTTAATGTCTTGGGCAAATCAACACGCATCATGGTTTTGTTAATGGTTGCCGGCAAATCGTTGCCATTGGCATCCTGAACGTAATCCAGTTTAAAACCACCGTCGAAATCGTACATCAAACGTTTTAACTGACGAAATGAAACACGCTCGTTTAATCCTGATGTGGCTGTTTTATAGGTGTCCGAATCTTTGGCCCGCATATTCTGGTCGAGTTGCAGCCATAAATATTTTAATATATCGGGCGACTGATTATGGTAAGTGATTACTTCCTCGCCATAAATACGTTGTGTTTCATCATCCAACCTGATGTCCATCTTGTAATCGGCTTTCTGTTGCCAATACTCGTGCCCGGGTGCTCCTGATGCCGTACGATAAACATTTGGTGTTGCTAATTCTTGTTTTAACTGCCTGAACTTATTCAGGTTAATATTTTCCTGTGCCAACGAAACGGCACAGGCAGATACAAAAAAGGTAATAAAAAGTGCTAATTTTTTCATTATGTTGTGAAATATCAAATATCGATGCCAAAATGATAGAAGCAAAAGTAACAATACTTTTAACTTATTGTAATTTTTACCTGTAAAAAGAGAGATTGTTTACAAAAGTTTGTAATTGGTTTCATTTTGTTACTCCCGAGACCTAAAACAAAGCAGGAGCTTTATCGATCATCAGAATAAGCGAAATTCCAAACGCCATTCCCGATACAAGAATGCGCCAGAAATCGTTTCTTACCCTGAATAGATGAACAGTAATAAACAGCAAAGAGAAATAAATGGCAAGGATAAGAATCTGCCCCAATTCTAGCCCGATATTAAAGGCCAGCAGTGGCGTTAAAATATTCGATTCTCTTCCAAGCAGTTCTTTCAGGTAATTGGAAAAACCCAAACCATGAATAAGACCAAAAAACAGCGTGAGCACATAAACTACACGGTTGTTTTTGGCTTTGAAGGGTAAAATATTTGCAATGGCCGTTACACAAATGGTTGCCGGTATCAGAAACTCAATAAGATCGGATGATATTGTAAAAACATTTAAAGTTGATAGGGCAAGCGTTATCGAATGGCCAATGGTAAAAGCTGTAATCAGTATCAGCACCTTTTTAAATTGGGTTAAATTGTATCCGGCACATAGCACCAGAACAAAAACAATGTGGTCGTAACCATGGATATCAATTATGTGTTTGAACCCCAATTTGAGGTACATCTCGAATAAACTCATAAAATTTTTACTTTTGCCCAATAATTTGAAGGGCATGAAAATAAATAAAAAATTAATTATTCTGGTTCTCTCTCTGTTTTTGGGGGTATTTTCTTCGCAGGCACATCCTTTTTATGTGAGTATTTGCCAGGTTAATTTCAATCAGCAAAACCAATCACTGGAGATTTCAGTAAAGATTTTTGCCGATGATTTATTGGTTGCATTATCAGAAGAGGGCCACGATAAAATATATATTGGCGAAGAGAGGGAAAATATTCGTACTGATGAATACATATTCAATTATTTAACCGATAAAATTCGCTTTAGCGTAAATGAAAAAGAAGTGCAGGCGCATTTTGTTGGTAAAGAAACGGAAAAGGACGTGGTTTGGACTTACCTTGAAATTAACGATATTGCAGTACTGAATGATATTGAGGTAAACTGCAACTTGCTAACCGATGTATATAGCGATCAGAGCAACATTATTCAGGTGAATAAAAACGGTAAAATAAAAAACTTGTTATTGAGCAAACGTGATAGCAGTGGCCGATTAAATTTTGATTAATGCTGAACCCGTTATAAATTTTTACGTTTGCTTATATAGAAAGATAAAGACTTTTCAATAAGAAAAACCGATTAAAATGAATCCATTAGCAATTATTGGTGCATTTATAATTTCCCTTTCTTTTCTTGCTTATGGCATCGGGAGTATTTCGCTTGTAAGGTTTAAGAGTATTGGCAGAATAGTCGTCGTTTCTTTAACGATGGGAGTGTTATTTGATTTGACAGCTATAACCTTAATGTCGATTGGAGCCGGGGGAACTCCCTATACTTTGCATGGACTGGTGGGAGCAGTTGCTTTTTTAGTGATGTTGGTGGATACCATTTGGGTATGGGTTGTAATTGTAAGGAGAGGTCGTGACAGTAAAGCACAAAAAGAACATATTTTATACACAAAAATAGCTTACTTGTTTTGGGTAATCGCTTATTTCGCAGGAAGTATAATCGTAATTTGGAGATAGTATGGCGAATGATTGGAAAGATAGATTAGGAGTAGTTTTTTCTACTAATCCAGATTTTAACTACGAAAATGAAGAAGAACAACAACAGGAAACCATACCTGCCAACCAGCAGGATTTGAGGGTTTTGCTGGATAGGAAAAAGCGCAAAGGAAAAGCTGTTACCCTGGTAACCGGATTTGTCGGCTCTGATGACGATTTAAAAGAGCTCGGAAAAAGACTAAAATCGAAATGTGGGGTAGGAGGCACGGTTAAAGATGGAGAAATAATGATTCAGGGCGATTTTTGTAAGCGTGTTATCGAGCTCTTAAAAGCTGATGGTTATAAAGTAAAACGATCGGGCGGCTGATCTCTATAATCCTTTTATTTATTCTCACCTCCATATCGTACGTAGTAATTTTTTATAAATACATATTTAGTATTTAAATATGCTAGTGTAGTGTCTGAAAGTATATTTTGAAACACTGATGTGAAGTCATTCAAAAAGAACACAACCTTGTATCGTCTAAATATTTTTATACTTTTACTATTGAGACTAAACAGACTATTAAACTAAACTTTGGTATTTTGGATAAACGTATAGATACAGAATACTGGCAATTGGTCTGGAATAAATTTAAGAGTGGCGATAAAATTGCCTTTAAAACCATTTACAACGAATTTAGTGATTCGCTGTTTTCATATGGAGCGAGAATCACTTCTGACCGGGAACTCCTTAAAGATTCAATTCAAGATCTGTTTATTAATGTTTATAGCTATGGTTCAAATCTCAGAAATCCGGAACTTCTCGAATTTTACCTTTATAAAACACTTAAAAGGATTATTGTCAATAAATTAGTAGAAAAAAAACAGTTTTCTTCGATTCAGGAATCTCCTTCAGTATTTGATCTTAAATTTTCGATTGAAGATCAAAAATTTGGTGATGAAGAAGATCTGACAATTAAGGTACTTCAAAAAGAAATTTCAGACCTAAAACCATCAAAACGAGAGTTGTTATTCTTAAAATTCAACAGCAACCTTACCTATGTTGAGATTGGTAAACTTTTAAACCTAAAACCGAATACTGTAAAAAAACAAGTTTATCGAATACTAAAACATTTACGTCGGAAAATTGGTGCTGAAATTGCTGTATTTTTCTCAATGTGTTATAGAACATAAAAAATACAAAATGTAAAACGTCCCCTTTTCCAAATTTCTCACTCTTATAATTGTTTTAAACAACCTAGCTTATGAACTTATATCATCAACTGATAGAGAATCCTCTATTCTTTAAGTGGATATATCATAATACTCCGGAAATTAATTCATACTGGGAACATTTTCTGAATGAACACCCTGATGATGCAACAGTTATTCGTGAATTTAAAGAAGGATTTGAGCGTCATCTTCAATATGATAAGCAGCAACTTACTGAAAAAGAAAAGAAAGATCTGGCCTTAAGAATTCTGAAGGAATTAGAGCATGTTGACAATCGAAAAAAACAACGGAGAATTGTTCGTCTCACCATGCGCTATGCAGCTATAGCTATCCTGTTTCTGATGGTAGGAAGTGCTGTAACATGGTTTTTGCTTGAGGATAAAATTTCAGACCGTTATGCACATTTCCCACCTCCACAAAATTTGAATATCCAGGATCCAACACTGATAATTGAGAATGAACAGGAAGTTGCTTTAAATAAAGGAAAATCGGAACTGGAATATTCTGATGAAGGAAAAATTATTGTCGACAAACAACAAGTAATTGAAGACGACAATTCCGAAGCGGTAAAAATGAATACATTGGTAATTCCTTATGGAAATCATTCTACAATTACATTATCCGATGGTACAAAAGTTTGGCTTAATGCAGGTAGCCGTTTGATGTATCCATCGAGGTTTGTTGATAAAAATCGCGAAGTTTTATTGATTGGAGAGGCATTCTTTGAAGTTAGTAAAATGGAAGACAAGCCATTTATTGTACAAACTCCTGACATTGAAATAAAAGTACTAGGAACCCAGTTTAATGTATCTGCTTATCCCGACGAAAATATTGCCCATGCCGTATTAACTGAAGGGAGCGTTGAAATAAGTCACAAAAACCAAGGGGTTTTTGATCGCGACATTGTATTACGCCCAGGTCAGTTGGTTGCATATAATAAACAAAATTCTTCTACAAATATTTACGATGTAGAAACCGAATACTTTACCAGTTGGAAAGAAGGTTATCTAACCTTTACCAATAGCGACTTAAATCGTGTGGTAAAAAAACTCGAGCGCTATTATAACATCCACTTAAGGTATGCTGATCCGCTTGATGGATCCATGCGAATATCAGGAAAACTTGATATTACAAAAAGCCAGGATGTAATATTTGAGTACATGAATTCATTAACTAACTTAAACTTTGTGAAAATCAATGAAAGAAATTACTTAATTAAATAAAAACCGGTATATGCTGCAACATATACCGGTTAAACCAATACCATCTTAACAATAGTATTAATCAAAAACATTGTAAACTTATGAAAAAAAATTGGTTAAGCGATTCCCTTGACCCGGGGATCATCACGAAAATCTTTAGAGCTATGCGCCTAACTATTATTCTACTGCTCGGAATCATTTTTACGGCAAATGCCAATGATTCCTATTCTCAGGCTAAACGAATGGATGTTCAATTGCAAAACAGTACCATTACTGCTGCATTCGACTACATTGAACATAACAGCGAATTCATCTTTTTATATAAAGACGAAGACCTGGATTTGAACAAACCTGTAAATATTGACGTGGAAAATGCTAATATTGAAGAGATTTTAGCAGAATTACTTCAAGGTAGCGACCTAACGTACAATATTTACGACCGACAGGTTATTATTCGAAAAACGGATGGGCTAATTCTTGATGGCCTGCAAGACCAAAAAACCGTTACAGGTGTAGTAACCGACCAGACCGGAGTGCCAATGCCGGGAGTAACTATTGTTGTACCAGGTACAACAATAGGTACTATTACTAACGATGACGGTTCTTTTACATTAGCAATTCCTGATGATACACAGGAACTACAAGTTTCTTTCGTTGGTATGGTAACCCAACTTGTTTCTATTGAAGGTAAAACAACTGTTGCTATTTCCATGGAAGAAGAAAAAATTGGACTTGACGAAGTTGTTGTTGTTGGTTACGGAACCCAGATATCAAGACAAGTAACTGGTTCTGTTCAGCAGATGGATGCAGACGAACTGGAAGATCTTCCTGTTGCTCAGGTAACTCAAAAACTTCAAGGTAAAATGGCCGGTGTTCAAATTAACCAGGCTTCAGGTACTCCAGGAGAAGGAATGAAAGTTAGAATTAGAGGGCAAGCTTCTATTAACTCCGGAAATGATCCACTTTATGTTGTTGACGGTTTCCCAATTGTTGGAGATATCAGCAACATTAACCCGGATGAGATTGAAAATATTTCAGTATTGAAAGATGCTGCCTCAACTTCATTATACGGATCCAGGGCTGCTAATGGTGTTATCTTAATCACTACCAAATCAGGTAAAGCAGGTCAGTCAACTATCAATTTTAATGCGTATTACGGATTTCAGGAAGTGCCACAAAAAGGTAGACCTGAAATGATGAACGCGACAGAATTTGCCACCTGGCTAAAAGAAAGATATGAAGACGTAGGAGATACTCCTCCGGATTATCTGCAAAATCCTTCGCAATACGGAAAAGGAACTGATTGGTATGATTTTATGCTACAAAAAGCGCCGATACAAAATTATAACCTGACATTAACAAGCTCCAATGATAAAGTTAGGGCAACCGGAGTTTTAGGTTATTTTAAACAGGAAGGTGTTATGAAGAAATCTGATTATGAACGTTTTTCTTTCAGGTTGAATTCTGAATTCCAGGTAATTGAACCATTGAAAATAGGGATTAATATTGCACCTACCTATTCAATTAGAAATACACCTAACTCGGATGGAGCGTTTTATACAGGTGGTATATTATATAATGCCATGTTGACAAATCCAATGGTTTCGCCTGTAAATGAAGATGGTACAATACCACTTCGTGCCGCATTTCCGGGTATTGGTTTCGGATCATTTCCAAATCCATACAGGGCCTTAGTTGATATTACAAACGAAACCAAAGATTTACGCTTATTGGCGAATGCTTTTGCTGAGTTCACTCCAATTGAGGGATTGACTTTAAAATCATCAGTAAACGTGGATATGGGAAGTACATATTTTCTTAATTTCCAGCCAACTACCACTTCTTTGCAATTTTGGGTAGCACCTCCCAGAAGTTCTCAATCGACAAGGCATAATACAACATATGCTACTTATTTGAATGAAAACCTGGCTACTTACAGTAAACAGTTTGGAGATCATTCTATTTCGGCTCTGGCTGGTTTTACCATTCAGCAATACAACTATAACCGTGAACAAATTGTAGCTCAGGAGTTTTCTGATGACCGCATTATGGCCGTTCAAACTGCTGCAAGTATTTTAACCGGCGCAGGAAACACATCCACCAATATTCAGGACTGGAGTCTTATTTCTTACCTGGCCAGAGTAAACTATAATTATCAGGGTAAATACCTTATTACTGCCGCTATTCGTCGAGATGGTTCATCAAGATTTGGAGAAAACAATCGTTGGGGTAACTTCCCATCTGTTTCTGCGGGTTGGGTAATTTCTGACGAAGGATTCATGGCAGATATGGAGAAGCTTTCATTTATGAAATTGAGAGCCAGTTATGGTGTTGTTGGTAATAATAACGTGGGTAACTATACACAGTATTCTAACGTTTCAATAACAAACAATGTAGTGTTTAACGGTGCCCAACATGGTGGAGCCGCTATTACCGGTATCCAAAATAAAGACCTTGGTTGGGAAACTACAAAACAAATTGATGTTGGTATTGATGTTGCATTATTCGATAACAGACTTTCGTTCACGTATGATTATTATACGAAAAGAACTACCGATCTGCTATATAATGTAGATGTTCCTCAGGAATCGGGTTTCTCAAATATTTCAGCAAACCTTGGAGAATTTAAATTTTGGGGACATGAAATCACCCTTGCTTCTAAAAACTTAGTTGGTGATTTAAAATGGGACACAGACTTTAATATTTCTTTTAACCGAAATGAAGCTGTTTCCTTAATACCTGGAGTAGATCGTTTGTACGCCGGTGGAGCTTACGGAACAATTACAATGCCGGGAGAACCAATTGGTCAGTTTTACGGAATGGACTGGATTGGAGTTTATGAAAATCAGGCTGATTTTGACAATTCTCCAGTTGCCAGCAGATCTGGTGTAGGAACAATTAAATTTCGAGATGTAAATGGTGACGGTGTTATTACAAACGGTGGAGATGATGACGACAGAACGATTATTGGTAATCCAACACCGGACTTTATTTACGGTCTGACCAATACATTCTCATATAAAAACTTCGACTTGTCTGTTTTATGTTCCGGTTCATACGGAAACGATGTTTACGTAGTATTAGACCAGGGAGCAGCTAACCTTGATGGAGTATTTAACGTTTATAAAGACGTTGTGAACAGATGGAGAAGTCCTGAAAATCCAGGTGAAGGAAGATATGGTGGAAGTTATTTAGGTGCATCAACCGGAGACGAACGTGACTGGGGAAGTGACAGATTTGTTGAAGATGGAAGCTACTTCGCAATCAAGAATATAACACTCGGTTATAATCTTCCTGTTGATAAAGTTAAATTCCTAAAGTCAGTAAGATTATATGGAAGTATTCAGCAAGTTGCCGTATTTACCAGCTATAGGGGTGTAAACCCAGAGGTAACCAATACAAATGGTGGTAGTACTAATACAAGTGCATTGCAACTTGGATTCGACTGGGGATCATATCCTGTTCCTAGAACCTATACTTTTGGTGTTAATATCGGTTTTTAATCCATACTTATATCTGATTTAAATCGATAATAAATAATCATTTATGAAAGAAAAAAAATATATTATGAAATATTATATCATATTAATAGGATTAGCACTCTTCGCTCTAACTTCTTGCGAAGACCTGCTAAATGTTCCTTCAGAGACAGAGTTATCCTCTGGTTCATTTTTTCAAACGCAGGAAGATTTTGAAAAAGCAGTGAATGGTGTTTATGAACCAATGAGAGGTTTTTTCCAAATAGGAGGAAACGGTGGAAGCGGGAATTTACTTATGGCAGAAATGCACTCAGATAATGCCCGGTACACTTACAACCCGGACTTCAGGGCCACAATTGCTCAGGAAGATATTGCTGACTTTATTTACGATGCATCAAGTGGTGCAATTACTTCACGTTACAGAACCAATTACCTGATGATTGCAAGAGCAAACGAAATACTGGTGAGAATAGATGAAATGGATTTTGATCAGGCTGTAAAAGATAATATCAAAGGCCAAAGTTTGTTCTTCAGAGCATTATGTTATTTCGACCTGGTACAGTATTTTGGAGAAGTTCCTTTGCACCTTGAACCTTCTACTTCGTTTGATGATGTTGCTTTACCTTTATCATCAGTAGATGAGGTGTATACACAGATAATCAGTGATGCTTCATCTGCCGCCAGTTTATTGCCCTCAAAGGCAAACCAGGATCCCGGAAGAGCATCTTCAGATGCTGCAAATGCTTTGCTTGGTAATGTTTACATTGTTCGCGAACAGTGGGGAGATGCAGAAACTGCTTTGAAGAAAGTGGCCGGATCATTACTTCCTGATTATGCCGATGTATTTAAACCTTCGAATAAAGGCAACTCTGAGCTTATTTTTGAAGCGCAGTATTCGCAGATGTCTGAC comes from uncultured Draconibacterium sp. and encodes:
- a CDS encoding FecR domain-containing protein; the protein is MNLYHQLIENPLFFKWIYHNTPEINSYWEHFLNEHPDDATVIREFKEGFERHLQYDKQQLTEKEKKDLALRILKELEHVDNRKKQRRIVRLTMRYAAIAILFLMVGSAVTWFLLEDKISDRYAHFPPPQNLNIQDPTLIIENEQEVALNKGKSELEYSDEGKIIVDKQQVIEDDNSEAVKMNTLVIPYGNHSTITLSDGTKVWLNAGSRLMYPSRFVDKNREVLLIGEAFFEVSKMEDKPFIVQTPDIEIKVLGTQFNVSAYPDENIAHAVLTEGSVEISHKNQGVFDRDIVLRPGQLVAYNKQNSSTNIYDVETEYFTSWKEGYLTFTNSDLNRVVKKLERYYNIHLRYADPLDGSMRISGKLDITKSQDVIFEYMNSLTNLNFVKINERNYLIK
- a CDS encoding TonB-dependent receptor — protein: MKKNWLSDSLDPGIITKIFRAMRLTIILLLGIIFTANANDSYSQAKRMDVQLQNSTITAAFDYIEHNSEFIFLYKDEDLDLNKPVNIDVENANIEEILAELLQGSDLTYNIYDRQVIIRKTDGLILDGLQDQKTVTGVVTDQTGVPMPGVTIVVPGTTIGTITNDDGSFTLAIPDDTQELQVSFVGMVTQLVSIEGKTTVAISMEEEKIGLDEVVVVGYGTQISRQVTGSVQQMDADELEDLPVAQVTQKLQGKMAGVQINQASGTPGEGMKVRIRGQASINSGNDPLYVVDGFPIVGDISNINPDEIENISVLKDAASTSLYGSRAANGVILITTKSGKAGQSTINFNAYYGFQEVPQKGRPEMMNATEFATWLKERYEDVGDTPPDYLQNPSQYGKGTDWYDFMLQKAPIQNYNLTLTSSNDKVRATGVLGYFKQEGVMKKSDYERFSFRLNSEFQVIEPLKIGINIAPTYSIRNTPNSDGAFYTGGILYNAMLTNPMVSPVNEDGTIPLRAAFPGIGFGSFPNPYRALVDITNETKDLRLLANAFAEFTPIEGLTLKSSVNVDMGSTYFLNFQPTTTSLQFWVAPPRSSQSTRHNTTYATYLNENLATYSKQFGDHSISALAGFTIQQYNYNREQIVAQEFSDDRIMAVQTAASILTGAGNTSTNIQDWSLISYLARVNYNYQGKYLITAAIRRDGSSRFGENNRWGNFPSVSAGWVISDEGFMADMEKLSFMKLRASYGVVGNNNVGNYTQYSNVSITNNVVFNGAQHGGAAITGIQNKDLGWETTKQIDVGIDVALFDNRLSFTYDYYTKRTTDLLYNVDVPQESGFSNISANLGEFKFWGHEITLASKNLVGDLKWDTDFNISFNRNEAVSLIPGVDRLYAGGAYGTITMPGEPIGQFYGMDWIGVYENQADFDNSPVASRSGVGTIKFRDVNGDGVITNGGDDDDRTIIGNPTPDFIYGLTNTFSYKNFDLSVLCSGSYGNDVYVVLDQGAANLDGVFNVYKDVVNRWRSPENPGEGRYGGSYLGASTGDERDWGSDRFVEDGSYFAIKNITLGYNLPVDKVKFLKSVRLYGSIQQVAVFTSYRGVNPEVTNTNGGSTNTSALQLGFDWGSYPVPRTYTFGVNIGF
- a CDS encoding RagB/SusD family nutrient uptake outer membrane protein codes for the protein MKEKKYIMKYYIILIGLALFALTSCEDLLNVPSETELSSGSFFQTQEDFEKAVNGVYEPMRGFFQIGGNGGSGNLLMAEMHSDNARYTYNPDFRATIAQEDIADFIYDASSGAITSRYRTNYLMIARANEILVRIDEMDFDQAVKDNIKGQSLFFRALCYFDLVQYFGEVPLHLEPSTSFDDVALPLSSVDEVYTQIISDASSAASLLPSKANQDPGRASSDAANALLGNVYIVREQWGDAETALKKVAGSLLPDYADVFKPSNKGNSELIFEAQYSQMSDQFAGDFMYWMWPMPITDAEITTIYEENGLTPPAEIQIRSNGGVNIPSPDLIEAYEDGDLRKDATIGFGIANGATMPYARKYLQPCDNFLREDVNFPIYRYSEVLLFLAEAMHKQGNSGAALDYINQVRERAGLADLTSISDADILQERRVELALEGKRWLDLVRTNNVQSVISAYGDRIRANPQDYYFPAGVDLRNSAFQDFSTTFPLPAAEALLSPHF